The bacterium genome contains the following window.
CCGTCTTGATGCTTGATTAGAGTTGCGACCTGCGCCTCGTTGCGGCCACAGAAGGAGCATGCCTGTTCCAAACGGGATTCTGTCACGATGGTGCCTTAGCTCTTGACTTGCTTGCGAGGATAGATAATCTCGTCAATTATGCCGTATTCTTTGGCTTGCTCGGCGGACATGAAGTAGTTTCGATCCGTGTCCTGCTCAATTCGCTCGAGGGATTGTCCCGTATGATACGACAACAGCTCATTAAGCTTTGCCCGTGTCTTAAGGATCTCTTTGGTCATGATATCTATGTCAGTGGCCTGGCCCTGCGCGCCGCCAAGAGGCTGATGGATCATGACCCGAGCGTTCGGAAGAATGCTGCGCTTACCCTTGGCTCCTGCAGCCAGAAGAAAAGCACCCATCGACGCAGCCTGACCGATGCAAATAGTTGCAACGTCGGGTTTCACATGCTGCATTGTGTCATATATCGCCATTCCCGATGTGACAATACCGCCGGGACTGTTGATGTAGAGGCTGATGTCCTTTTCCGGATCTTCAGCCGCGAGAAAGATCAATTGCGCGATAATCAGACTGGCGATGTGATCGTCAATCGGAGTTCCGACTATGATGATGCGTTCTTTGAGCAAACGGGAATAGATGTCAAACGCGCGTTCGCCGCGACCCGTCTGCTCTACGACCATGGGGACTAAGGCCATGGAAATCTGTTCTCCTGTAGCGTAAGTAATGCTT
Protein-coding sequences here:
- the clpP gene encoding ATP-dependent Clp endopeptidase proteolytic subunit ClpP — protein: MALVPMVVEQTGRGERAFDIYSRLLKERIIIVGTPIDDHIASLIIAQLIFLAAEDPEKDISLYINSPGGIVTSGMAIYDTMQHVKPDVATICIGQAASMGAFLLAAGAKGKRSILPNARVMIHQPLGGAQGQATDIDIMTKEILKTRAKLNELLSYHTGQSLERIEQDTDRNYFMSAEQAKEYGIIDEIIYPRKQVKS